From Toxotes jaculatrix isolate fToxJac2 chromosome 1, fToxJac2.pri, whole genome shotgun sequence, a single genomic window includes:
- the LOC121179248 gene encoding fibronectin type III and SPRY domain-containing protein 2: MDLYEIRGGRLDVISEEAEHQELSRESTPMEPYNVVSERGGKATRGVSTFQRFSVNTNESLRFEPCEDNPPSPTGAEDGRDDDDVFKEGETESEIVTTRNRLQGKVAEMENFAGHLEEIFLTVEENFGRQEQHLEQHYNDVLQTLSQRYDERAAALEEEKKSKLEALYNQLLSCGQALDASKELIEAAQEIYRSRDKRLFLKAVMPTIKRIEEFAKEDVDLTLSTSLEFNTPLADLSDVKTMMDSINVVPAPSAPVINPQMPNSATQTSLRVCWSLFSDDTVEYYELYYRPVLEDMPADSTSAPHVSRVKVKETHCTVTDLLPNAQYELWVTATNITGISPASEKALYMTVPSPPVIKQRECTSCPEAALIRWESGNTNPVDSYTVELNEMGSDGTESSVTESIVAVPTCQCLIQLQTGRRYLISVRAVNIGGPSVRSEVITVSTAGTFFYLLEDTAHPCLSISEDGFTMFYGDEELPISAMALDDNTFTRSVAVLGDLIPVRGRHYWEVEVDDGTEFRIGVAYEDTERNSYLGANNTSWCMRHILTPSRHKYEFLHNGWSPDLRITVNPVRIGVALDYERGALSFFNVDLEQHLHTFRCNFQNYVHPCFGLDSPGALTVHNGIEAPEYTFI; encoded by the exons ATGGACCTGTACGAGATCAGAGGAGGTAGACTGGATGTGATTTCAGAAGAAGCTGAGCACCAGGAGTTAAGCAGAGAGTCAACCCCAATGGAGCCCTACAATGTGGTttcagaaagaggaggaaaggcgACCCGAGGTGTTTCCACTTTCCAGAGGTTTTCTGTCAACACCAACGAGTCCCTTCGTTTTGAGCCCTGTGAGGATAACCCTCCTTCTCCCACTGGAGCAGAAGATGgacgtgatgatgatgatgtgttcaAAGAGGGAGAAACCGAG AGTGAGATTGTCACGACCAGGAATCGGTTGCAAGGGAAGGTTGCTGAGATGGAGAACTTTGCAGGTCATCTGGAGGAAATCTTTCTCACTGTGGAG GAAAATTTTGGACGTCAGGAGCAGCACTTGGAGCAGCACTACAATGATGTGCTACAGACGCTGTCACAACGATATGACGAGAGGGCAGctgctctggaggaggagaagaagagcaagCTGGAAGCCCTGTACAATCAGCTGCTGTCTTGTGGTCAGGCACTGGATGCCTCTAAGGAGCTCATTGAGGCGGCCCAGGAGATCTACCGCAGCCGGGACAAAAGGCTTTTCCTAAAG GCAGTAATGCCCACCATTAAAag AATCGAGGAGTTTGCCAAAGAGGACGTTGACCTCACATTGTCTACAAGTCTTGAGTTTAACACACCACTTGCCGACCTGTCGGATGTGAAAACCATGATGGACTCCATCAATGTTGTACCAG CTCCATCTGCCCCAGTAATCAACCCTCAGATGCCCAACTCTGCCACCCAGACATCCCTGCGTGTGTGCTGGAGCTTGTTCTCTGACGACACGGTGGAGTACTATGAGCTTTACTACAGACCAGTGCTGGAGGATATGCCAGCAGACAGCACCTCTGCACCACATG TAAGCAGGGTAAAAGTGAAGGAGACCCACTGCACTGTGACAGATCTACTGCCCAATGCTCAGTATGAGCTCTGGGTGACTGCTACCAACATCACAGGCATCAGCCCAGCGAGCGAGAAGGCTTTATACATGACCG TGCCGTCGCCGCCAGTGATCAAACAGAGGGAGTGTACTAGCTGCCCAGAGGCTGCTCTGATCCGCTGGGAGTCAGGAAACACCAACCCTGTAGACTCTTACACCGTGGAGCTCAATGAGATGGGTTCTGATGGCACTGAGAGCAGTGTTACTGA GTCTATAGTAGCCGTGCCCACCTGTCAGTGTCTAATCCAGCTGCAGACAGGACGGCGTTACCTCATCTCTGTGAGAGCAGTCAACATTGGCGGGCCCAGCGTCAGGAGTGAAGTTATTACCGTCTCCACAGCAG GTACTTTCTTTTATCTCCTGGAGGACACTGCCCATCCCTGCCTGTCCATCTCTGAAGATGGTTTCACTATGTTTTATGGAGATGAGGAGCTGCCAATTAGTGCTATGGCTTTAGATGATAACACCTTTACCAG aaGTGTGGCTGTCCTGGGAGATCTGATTCCAGTGCGAGGCAGGCACTACTGGGAGGTCGAGGTGGATGATGGGACAGAGTTTAGGATTGGAGTTGCATATGAGGACACGGAGAGGAACTCGTACCTCGGAGCCAACAATACGTCCTGGTGTATGAGACACATTCTCACTCCATCCAG GCATAAATATGAGTTTCTGCACAATGGTTGGAGTCCTGACTTGAGGATTACAGTGAACCCAGTGCGGATAGGAGTGGCACTAGACTACGAGAGGGGGGCTCTGTCCTTCTTTAACGTGGATCTGGAGCAACACCTACACACCTTCCGCTGCAACTTCCAAAATTATGTCCACCCCTGCTTTGGCCTGGACAGTCCTGGAGCTCTTACTGTACACAATGGTATAGAGGCTCCCGAGTATACATTTATCTGA